Proteins encoded within one genomic window of Acidovorax sp. 107:
- a CDS encoding peptidoglycan DD-metalloendopeptidase family protein, translated as MFVSRGLVVGFTVAMAGLVLSGCGTRMNKAPVEDRGTSSSSSAPAPATQPGVVVGTPIKPLPGAENAGKPGYYTVKPGDTLIRIGLESGQSWKDIARWNNLENANLIEVGQVLRVLPPSAAPAAVASESGVVTRPVTSSSVAPASAPAAAPASAASGAKPAAPAASGTVVAVAPASPAPAAAPAGEDDLAFIWPASGSLIAGFDEARNKGFDISGKAGDPVLAAADGRVVYAGAGLRGYGNLVILKHNNTFLTAYAHNQSLLVKEDQAVRKGQKIAEMGNTDADRVKLHFEIRRQGKPVDPTRYLPSR; from the coding sequence ATGTTCGTATCGCGTGGTCTTGTGGTGGGTTTTACCGTGGCAATGGCGGGGCTGGTGCTCTCCGGCTGTGGCACCCGCATGAACAAGGCTCCTGTGGAAGATCGGGGCACCTCTTCGTCGTCCTCGGCTCCGGCGCCCGCAACACAGCCGGGCGTGGTGGTGGGTACCCCCATCAAGCCCCTGCCTGGCGCAGAAAACGCCGGCAAGCCGGGCTACTACACGGTCAAGCCTGGGGATACCCTGATTCGCATTGGCCTGGAGTCGGGGCAAAGCTGGAAAGACATCGCCCGTTGGAACAATCTGGAGAACGCCAACCTGATCGAAGTCGGTCAGGTGCTGCGCGTGCTTCCTCCGTCAGCAGCACCGGCAGCGGTGGCCTCTGAAAGTGGCGTGGTGACGCGCCCGGTCACGTCGTCCTCCGTTGCTCCTGCCAGTGCACCTGCTGCCGCTCCTGCATCTGCGGCCAGCGGCGCCAAGCCAGCAGCTCCTGCCGCGTCGGGCACGGTGGTGGCGGTGGCCCCAGCATCCCCTGCGCCTGCGGCAGCCCCAGCGGGCGAGGATGATCTGGCGTTCATCTGGCCCGCGTCGGGTTCGCTGATCGCGGGTTTTGATGAAGCGCGCAACAAGGGTTTTGATATCTCCGGCAAGGCCGGCGACCCGGTGCTGGCAGCAGCCGATGGCCGCGTGGTGTATGCCGGAGCAGGCCTGCGCGGCTATGGCAACCTGGTCATCCTCAAGCACAACAACACATTCCTGACGGCTTACGCGCACAACCAGTCGTTGTTGGTCAAGGAAGACCAGGCCGTGCGCAAGGGGCAGAAGATTGCCGAGATGGGCAACACCGACGCAGACCGCGTCAAGCTGCACTTTGAAATTCGCCGGCAGGGCAAGCCGGTTGATCCTACGCGCTACCTGCCATCGCGTTGA
- a CDS encoding protein-L-isoaspartate(D-aspartate) O-methyltransferase, whose protein sequence is MQRRPGFPAKLPVSGNAAVGKPLVPSQSAAVRKPAVAPAPAGVGLDSSAVRARMVQKLAAGGVTLAPVLQAMGAVERHRFVDSALVNQAYEDTSLPIGLGQTISKPSVVARMCELLLGAESARQGGLGRVLEIGTGCGYQAAVLSLLAREVYTLERLRGLHDKARDNLRPFRLANVHLMFGDGMLGYAKGAPYAAIIAAAGGDAVPLAWCDQLAVGGRLVAPMALSGGQQMLLVIDKTPHGLKQNVLEPVHFVPLKSGIA, encoded by the coding sequence ATGCAGCGCCGCCCGGGCTTTCCGGCCAAGCTGCCCGTATCCGGCAACGCCGCAGTGGGCAAGCCGCTGGTGCCGTCCCAGTCCGCAGCCGTGCGCAAGCCAGCCGTCGCCCCAGCACCGGCCGGGGTGGGGCTGGACTCGTCGGCCGTCCGGGCGCGCATGGTGCAAAAGCTGGCGGCGGGCGGCGTCACGTTGGCCCCTGTGCTGCAGGCCATGGGCGCTGTGGAGCGCCACCGGTTTGTGGACAGCGCCCTGGTCAATCAGGCCTACGAGGACACCAGCCTGCCGATAGGGCTGGGCCAGACCATCTCCAAACCCAGTGTGGTGGCGCGCATGTGTGAACTGCTGCTGGGCGCAGAGAGCGCGCGCCAGGGCGGGCTGGGCCGGGTGCTGGAAATTGGTACGGGCTGCGGCTACCAGGCCGCAGTGCTGAGTCTGCTGGCCCGCGAGGTGTACACGCTGGAGCGCCTGCGTGGCCTGCACGACAAGGCGCGAGACAACCTGCGGCCGTTCCGTCTGGCCAATGTGCACCTGATGTTTGGCGACGGCATGCTTGGGTATGCCAAGGGGGCTCCCTATGCAGCCATCATCGCTGCGGCCGGGGGCGATGCCGTGCCGCTGGCCTGGTGCGACCAATTGGCCGTGGGGGGGCGTCTGGTAGCGCCCATGGCGCTGTCCGGTGGGCAGCAAATGTTGCTCGTGATCGACAAAACCCCGCACGGATTGAAACAAAACGTGCTCGAGCCCGTGCATTTTGTCCCCCTAAAATCGGGGATTGCGTAA